Proteins from one Hyperolius riggenbachi isolate aHypRig1 chromosome 4, aHypRig1.pri, whole genome shotgun sequence genomic window:
- the LOC137570522 gene encoding beta-galactoside alpha-2,6-sialyltransferase 1-like: MGTSVCKGVFGCLVLLSIFCLSFMNRYSTPIFTRLWNGNHATLLIKQKTSFLTKNTTVNHESITEQLWTVNSPTQITDAPLLTPSKNISMLKNISENTSKLWPGKETSKASFTTKKTTAYHKSIQKQLWTVKKPPKITDAPLLTPSKNVSMHKNITENSSKLRPVQKTSKASITTKSTTVYHKSITTHKNIIESMPKYGPGLKTAKDFGKKLQASSEYWQYVNMYNVTFRGKLNQQHSTQEIMCDIKNRINMTTIQPSDLPPSAPPWGQYLPNKTLNEEVRQLGRCAVVMSSGSMNSSKLGNEIDSHDAVLRFNDAPTKGFETDVGSKTTIRLMNSQLGAKPQHKLLEDFRFKNDTLVMWDPKLYYENLHQWFEKPEFNFFDRYGKYREQNPNQPFYILNPYAIWQIWDIIQENSPEPIQPNPPTSGTLGIVLMMHLCDEVNVYEFLPSFRQSDLCHYYEESHSQLCTYGGYHPLIYEKTLVKRLNLGQEDTISKYGKVTLSGVRNLTC, from the exons ATGGGCACTTCTGTCTGTAAAGGAGTTTTTGGCTGTTTAGTGCTCCTTAGTATTTTCTGTTTATCCTTTATGAACCGGTATAGCACTCCTATATTTACCCGTTTATGGAATGGCAACCATGCTACGCTACTTATAAAACAGAAGACCAGTTTTTTAACTAAGAACACTACAGTAAATCATGAAAGTATCACAGAGCAGTTAtggactgtgaacagccccacacAGATAACAGATGCACCACTTCTTACACCATCAAAAAATATATCAATGCTtaaaaatatatctgaaaacacaTCCAAGTTGTGGCCAGGAAAGGAAACATCAAAGGCCAGTTTTACAACTAAAAAAACTACAGCATATCACAAAAGTATCCAAAAGCAGTTATGGACTGTGAAGAAGCCCCCGAAGATAACAGATGCACCACTTCTTACACCATCAAAAAATGTATCAATGCATAAAAATATAACTGAAAACTCATCCAAGTTGCGGCCTGTACAGAAAACATCCAAGGCCAGTATTACAACTAAGAGCACTACAGTATATCACAAAAGTATTACAACGCATAAAAATATAATTGAAAGCATGCCTAAGTATGGGCCTGGACTGAAAACAGCCAAGGACTTTGGTAAAAAACTCCAGGCCTCCAGTGAGTACTGGCAGTACGTTAATATGTACAATGTCACATTCCGTGGAAAACTTAACCAGCAACACAGTACGCAGGAaatcatgtgtgatattaaaaacaGGATAAACATGACAACTATTCAACCTTCTGACCTTCCCCCTAGTGCTCCTCCCTGGGGCCAATACCTGCCCAATAAAACGCTGAACGAGGAGGTCAGACAGCTTGGACGCTGTGCCGTGGTAATGTCATCAGGATCAATGAATTCTTCAAAGCTTGGGAATGAGATAG ATTCCCATGATGCTGTTCTAAGGTTCAATGATGCTCCTACTAAAGGTTTTGAGACCGATGTGGGATCAAAGACCACAATTCGTCTAATGAACTCTCAG TTGGGTGCTAAACCCCAGCATAAACTCCTGGAGGATTTCAGATTTAAAAATGACACATTGGTGATGTGGGATCCAAAATTATATTACGAAAATTTGCATCAG TGGTTTGAGAAGCCAGAATTTAATTTTTTTGATCGCTATGGTAAATATCGGGAGCAGAATCCTAATCAGCCATTTTATATCCTAAACCCTTATGCCATCTGGCAGATATGGGATATAATCCAGGAGAACTCACCAGAGCCAATCCAGCCAAATCCACCAACATCAGGGACACTGG GGATCGTGCTCATGATGCATCTCTGCGATGAAGTCAATGTTTATGAGTTCTTGCCATCATTTCGCCAGAGTGACTTATGCCACTATTATGAGGAATCTCATAGCCAATTATGTACGTATGGGGGATACCATCCTCTGATCTATGAGAAGACTCTAGTAAAAAGACTTAACCTGGGTCAAGAGGACACCATTAGCAAGTATGGGAAGGTGACTTTATCTGGAGTTAGGAATCTGACGTGCTAA